A window of Streptomyces sp. SAI-127 contains these coding sequences:
- a CDS encoding ferritin-like domain-containing protein encodes MSDDNDKELEAFQKALAAEHAAVYGYGVVGGRIGEVRRAEARAAYDAHRARRDGLVRQVRHMGGKPVAAAAAYALPFPVPDSAAAVRLAADLEERVAGVYSDLVRATEGGRRSTAAEALREAAVRAVRWRGGSVAFPGLAERAVTVTSSAHGPASSSAPTA; translated from the coding sequence GTGAGCGACGACAACGACAAGGAGCTGGAGGCCTTTCAGAAGGCGCTGGCCGCCGAGCACGCGGCCGTGTACGGCTACGGCGTCGTCGGCGGCCGGATCGGTGAGGTCCGGCGAGCCGAGGCCCGGGCCGCCTATGACGCCCACCGGGCCCGGCGGGACGGGCTGGTGCGCCAGGTGCGGCACATGGGCGGAAAGCCGGTGGCCGCGGCCGCGGCGTACGCGCTGCCCTTCCCGGTGCCGGACTCGGCCGCGGCGGTACGGCTCGCCGCCGACCTGGAGGAGCGGGTGGCCGGGGTGTACTCCGATCTGGTGCGGGCAACAGAGGGCGGGCGGCGGAGCACGGCCGCCGAGGCGCTGCGGGAGGCCGCGGTGCGGGCGGTGCGCTGGCGCGGCGGGAGCGTAGCCTTCCCTGGGCTCGCCGAGCGGGCGGTCACGGTGACGTCCTCGGCCCATGGTCCGGCTTCCTCGTCGGCTCCCACGGCGTAA
- a CDS encoding aminoglycoside phosphotransferase family protein, which produces MAFEPPQRLVRALGESAPDGDDWVERLPETAEQAVALRELTVERVQVPGGRSSLVVLVRRADGTPAVLKLAPARARPESERAALAHWDGRGAVQLLEPFVAEGVLLLERLHPDVSVRSLPEAKALLEAAGALRRLWVEPPGDHVFETVAERTGRQAAVMRGASAEVAGLVSAALDARESLLAAPPEERLLHGTFRQSKVLSGVRSPWLAVGPDPVVGECAFDLARLVRDRVEDLIASPSGAATTRRRIKRLAESLEVDQERLRGWTLFRAVESGVRALRVGRPKDAELLLEFAGWL; this is translated from the coding sequence ATGGCTTTCGAACCACCGCAGCGGCTGGTGCGGGCGCTCGGCGAGAGCGCGCCGGACGGCGACGACTGGGTGGAGAGGCTGCCCGAGACCGCCGAACAGGCCGTCGCGCTGCGCGAGTTGACCGTGGAGCGGGTTCAGGTGCCCGGGGGACGCAGCAGCCTCGTGGTGCTCGTGCGGCGTGCTGACGGGACGCCGGCCGTGCTCAAGCTGGCCCCGGCCCGGGCCCGGCCGGAGAGCGAGCGGGCGGCGCTCGCGCACTGGGACGGGCGGGGGGCCGTACAGCTGCTGGAGCCCTTTGTCGCCGAGGGAGTGCTACTGCTGGAGCGGCTGCATCCGGATGTGTCCGTGCGGTCCCTGCCGGAGGCGAAAGCGCTGCTCGAGGCTGCCGGGGCGCTGCGGCGGCTGTGGGTGGAGCCGCCCGGTGACCATGTCTTCGAGACGGTGGCCGAGCGGACCGGGCGGCAGGCCGCGGTCATGCGGGGTGCTTCCGCGGAGGTGGCGGGGCTGGTGAGCGCGGCTCTCGATGCGCGGGAGTCGTTGCTGGCCGCGCCGCCGGAGGAGCGGTTGCTGCACGGGACGTTCCGGCAGAGCAAGGTGCTTTCCGGTGTCCGGTCACCCTGGCTCGCTGTCGGGCCTGATCCTGTCGTCGGGGAGTGCGCGTTCGATCTCGCCCGGCTGGTGCGGGACCGGGTGGAGGACCTGATCGCCTCGCCGTCGGGGGCGGCGACGACCCGCCGGCGGATCAAGCGGCTCGCGGAGTCGCTGGAGGTGGATCAGGAGCGGTTGCGGGGATGGACGCTGTTCCGGGCCGTGGAGTCCGGGGTCCGGGCGCTGCGGGTGGGGCGGCCGAAGGATGCCGAGTTGCTGCTGGAGTTCGCCGGGTGGCTTTGA
- a CDS encoding proline--tRNA ligase, with translation MANAPVQRMSQLMAKTLRDDPADAEVLSHKLLVRAGYVRRTAAGIWSWLPLGKKVLANVERIVREEMDAIGAQEVLLPAILPREPYEATGRWQEYGPELFRLQDRKGGDYLLGPTHEEIFTLLVKDQASSYKDLPVILYQIQNKYRDEARPRAGVLRGREFLMKDSYSFDTEDEGLAQSYALHRQAYQKVFERLGLDYRICAATAGAMGGSKSEEFLAPAEAGEDTFADCPNCDFAANTEAISYELKPVDADGVAALEEIPTPDTPTIETLAAHLGVEASDTLKNLLVKVDGEIVAVGVPGDREVDMGKVEAHFAPAAVELVGAEDFVGRPDLVRGYVGPQGLGEKVKYIADPRVAPGTAWITGANKEHTHAKNVVAGRDFEVDEYVDVVVVQEGDPCPKCGTGLKLDRAIEIGHIFQLGRKYADALKLDVLGQNGKPVRVTMGSYGIGVSRAVAALAEQSADDKGLCWPAEVAPADVHVVAAGKALQIELALDVSEKLREAGLRVLVDDRAGVSPGVKFTDSELIGVPKILVAGRRSAEGVLELKDRRSGEREELTVDEAIARLTA, from the coding sequence ATGGCGAACGCACCGGTCCAGCGCATGTCCCAGTTGATGGCGAAGACGCTGCGCGACGACCCGGCGGACGCCGAGGTCCTCAGTCACAAGCTGCTCGTCCGCGCCGGGTACGTCCGCCGGACCGCGGCCGGCATCTGGAGCTGGCTGCCGCTCGGCAAGAAGGTGCTGGCCAACGTCGAGCGGATCGTCCGCGAGGAGATGGACGCGATCGGCGCCCAGGAGGTGCTGCTCCCCGCCATCCTGCCGCGCGAGCCGTACGAGGCGACCGGCCGCTGGCAGGAGTACGGCCCCGAGCTGTTCCGCCTCCAGGACCGCAAGGGCGGCGACTACCTTCTCGGCCCGACCCACGAGGAGATCTTCACCCTGCTGGTGAAGGATCAGGCGTCCTCCTACAAGGACCTGCCGGTCATCCTCTACCAGATCCAGAACAAGTACCGGGACGAGGCCCGCCCGCGGGCCGGCGTCCTGCGCGGCCGTGAGTTCCTGATGAAGGACTCGTACTCCTTCGACACCGAGGACGAGGGACTGGCGCAGTCCTACGCCCTGCACCGCCAGGCCTACCAGAAGGTCTTCGAGCGCCTGGGCCTCGACTACCGCATCTGCGCCGCCACCGCCGGCGCGATGGGCGGCTCCAAGTCGGAGGAGTTCCTCGCCCCCGCCGAGGCCGGCGAGGACACCTTCGCGGACTGCCCGAACTGCGATTTCGCGGCCAACACCGAGGCGATCAGCTACGAGTTGAAGCCGGTGGACGCGGACGGCGTCGCCGCCCTCGAGGAGATCCCCACCCCCGACACCCCGACCATCGAGACCCTCGCCGCCCACCTCGGCGTCGAGGCCTCCGACACCCTCAAGAACCTCCTCGTGAAGGTCGACGGCGAGATCGTGGCCGTCGGCGTTCCCGGCGACCGCGAGGTCGACATGGGCAAGGTCGAGGCGCACTTCGCGCCCGCCGCCGTGGAGCTGGTGGGCGCCGAGGACTTCGTCGGCCGTCCCGACCTCGTCCGCGGTTACGTCGGTCCGCAGGGCCTGGGCGAGAAGGTGAAGTACATCGCCGACCCGCGGGTGGCCCCCGGCACCGCCTGGATCACCGGCGCCAACAAGGAGCACACGCACGCGAAGAACGTCGTCGCGGGCCGTGACTTCGAGGTCGACGAGTACGTCGACGTCGTGGTCGTCCAGGAGGGCGACCCGTGCCCGAAGTGCGGCACCGGCCTCAAGCTGGACCGCGCCATCGAGATCGGCCACATCTTCCAGCTCGGCCGCAAGTACGCCGACGCCCTCAAGCTCGATGTCCTCGGCCAGAACGGCAAGCCGGTCCGCGTGACCATGGGCTCCTACGGCATCGGCGTCTCCCGCGCGGTCGCCGCCCTCGCCGAGCAGTCCGCCGACGACAAGGGCCTGTGCTGGCCCGCCGAGGTCGCCCCGGCCGACGTGCATGTCGTCGCCGCCGGCAAGGCCCTCCAGATCGAACTGGCCCTCGACGTCTCCGAGAAGCTGCGGGAGGCGGGCCTCAGGGTCCTCGTCGACGACCGCGCCGGGGTCTCCCCGGGTGTGAAGTTCACCGACTCCGAGCTCATCGGCGTACCGAAGATCCTGGTCGCGGGCCGCCGCTCCGCCGAGGGTGTCCTGGAGCTCAAGGACCGCCGCAGCGGTGAGCGCGAGGAGCTGACGGTGGACGAGGCGATCGCCCGCCTGACCGCCTGA
- a CDS encoding GNAT family N-acetyltransferase — translation MDLVIGPLDLSAHVDEALAVQAIAFGLGADEVAVRRQIVLRHMTYPGARALGATVGGHLVGFVYGMPNNRTHWWSTVVEPYLRAQHNDNWLDNSFVITELHVHPHHQNRGIGRTLITTITDSAAEPRSILSAIDTDSPARGLYHSLGYQDLARQVLFPSAPKPYAVMGAPLPLRRR, via the coding sequence ATGGACCTCGTCATCGGCCCCCTGGACCTGTCCGCCCACGTGGACGAGGCCCTGGCAGTACAGGCCATCGCATTCGGCCTCGGCGCCGACGAGGTAGCGGTCCGCCGCCAGATCGTGCTCCGCCACATGACCTATCCCGGTGCGAGAGCCCTCGGCGCGACCGTCGGAGGGCACCTCGTCGGATTCGTGTACGGCATGCCCAACAACCGCACCCACTGGTGGTCCACCGTCGTGGAGCCCTACCTCCGCGCGCAGCACAACGACAACTGGCTCGACAACTCGTTCGTGATCACCGAGCTCCATGTCCACCCCCACCACCAGAACCGCGGCATCGGCCGCACCCTGATCACCACGATCACCGACAGCGCCGCCGAGCCCCGCTCGATCCTCTCCGCGATCGACACCGACAGCCCGGCCCGCGGCCTGTACCACTCCCTCGGCTACCAGGACCTCGCCCGCCAGGTCCTCTTCCCGAGCGCCCCGAAGCCGTACGCCGTGATGGGCGCACCGCTGCCCCTGCGCCGCCGCTGA
- a CDS encoding GNAT family N-acetyltransferase, translating into MLTQTTSRVLEPSDLDAALAVLDRDPVANAFVTSRVQVAGLDPWRLGGEMWGWYEDGMLTSLCYAGANLVPICATPRAVRAFADRARRSGRRCSSIVGPAEPTAQLWRLLEPSWGPAREVRAQQPLMVTDRMPTDIAPDPYVRRIRKDEMETIMPACVAMFTEEVGVSPLAGDGGLLYQARVAELVGSGRSFARLDEHGKVVFKAEIGAATDRACQIQGVWVAPEYRGRGVAAPGMAAVLRYALEDVAPVVSLYVNDFNTPARRTYARVGFREIGAFMSILF; encoded by the coding sequence GTGTTGACCCAGACGACCTCCCGGGTCCTCGAACCGAGCGACCTGGACGCCGCGCTCGCCGTGCTCGACCGCGATCCGGTCGCGAACGCCTTCGTGACGTCGAGGGTCCAGGTCGCCGGCCTCGACCCGTGGCGGCTCGGCGGCGAGATGTGGGGCTGGTACGAGGACGGCATGCTCACGTCCCTCTGCTACGCCGGCGCCAACCTGGTCCCGATCTGCGCGACCCCCCGGGCCGTCCGCGCCTTCGCCGACCGCGCCCGGCGTTCCGGCCGCCGCTGCTCCTCCATCGTCGGCCCCGCCGAACCCACCGCCCAGCTCTGGCGCCTGCTGGAACCCAGCTGGGGCCCGGCGCGGGAGGTCCGTGCCCAGCAGCCCCTCATGGTCACCGACCGCATGCCCACCGACATCGCCCCGGATCCGTACGTCCGCCGCATCCGCAAGGACGAGATGGAAACGATCATGCCGGCGTGCGTGGCGATGTTCACGGAAGAGGTCGGCGTCTCCCCGCTGGCCGGCGACGGTGGCCTCCTCTACCAGGCCCGCGTCGCCGAACTGGTCGGTTCCGGCCGCTCGTTCGCCCGCCTCGACGAACACGGCAAGGTCGTCTTCAAGGCGGAGATCGGCGCCGCGACGGACCGGGCCTGCCAGATCCAGGGCGTGTGGGTGGCCCCCGAGTACCGGGGCAGGGGAGTGGCGGCCCCGGGGATGGCGGCGGTACTGCGGTACGCCCTGGAGGACGTGGCCCCGGTGGTGAGCCTGTACGTCAACGACTTCAACACCCCGGCGAGGCGGACGTACGCAAGGGTGGGCTTCCGGGAGATCGGCGCCTTCATGAGCATCCTCTTCTGA
- a CDS encoding GNAT family N-acetyltransferase, whose product MISTPVRSDARKWPDEQLAELFGEGFPPFVTADRLVKECIGRVREFFAGLDLMLVDADGVPVAAGWGVPLRWDGRADALPSGYTDALVRAVEVHEQGVEPDTLVICGAIVTPSLKGQGLAGRMLTALREAGQDAGLARVVAPVRPTTKARYPLTPIESFMHWRRQDGTALDPWIRTHERLGARILAPAPVSQTMTGTVAEWEGWTNLALPESGDYVIPDGLSVLRVDRDADVGLYREPNVWMRHR is encoded by the coding sequence ATGATCTCGACGCCTGTGCGATCCGACGCCCGGAAATGGCCCGACGAGCAGCTCGCGGAGTTGTTCGGCGAGGGCTTCCCCCCGTTCGTCACCGCCGATCGGCTGGTGAAAGAGTGCATCGGCCGGGTACGGGAGTTCTTCGCGGGGCTGGATCTGATGCTGGTGGACGCGGACGGGGTCCCCGTCGCCGCCGGGTGGGGCGTGCCGCTGCGGTGGGACGGCCGGGCCGACGCGCTGCCCTCGGGATACACGGACGCGCTGGTGCGGGCCGTCGAGGTTCATGAGCAGGGCGTCGAACCCGACACCCTGGTGATCTGCGGGGCGATCGTCACCCCGTCGCTCAAGGGGCAGGGGCTCGCCGGGCGCATGCTCACCGCCTTGCGGGAGGCCGGACAGGACGCGGGGCTGGCTCGGGTCGTCGCGCCCGTGCGGCCCACGACCAAGGCCCGCTATCCGCTGACGCCCATCGAGTCGTTCATGCACTGGCGGCGACAGGACGGGACCGCCCTCGATCCCTGGATCCGGACCCACGAACGGCTCGGCGCCCGGATCCTCGCCCCGGCCCCCGTCTCACAGACGATGACCGGCACGGTCGCCGAGTGGGAGGGCTGGACGAACCTCGCCCTCCCCGAGTCCGGCGACTACGTCATCCCGGACGGGCTGAGTGTGCTGCGGGTCGACCGGGACGCCGACGTCGGCCTCTATCGGGAGCCGAACGTCTGGATGCGGCACCGGTGA
- the ispG gene encoding flavodoxin-dependent (E)-4-hydroxy-3-methylbut-2-enyl-diphosphate synthase encodes MTAISLGMPSVPTRLAERRKSRQIQVGTVAVGGDAPVSVQSMTTTRTSDIGATLQQIAELTASGCQIVRVACPTQDDADALATIARKSQIPVIADIHFQPKYVFAAIEAGCAAVRVNPGNIKQFDDKVKEIARAAKDHGTPIRIGVNAGSLDRRLLQKYGKATPEALAESALWEASLFEEHDFRDIKISVKHNDPVVMVEAYRQLAAQCDYPLHLGVTEAGPAFQGTIKSAVAFGALLSQGIGDTIRVSLSAPPVEEVKVGNQILESLNLKQRGLEIVSCPSCGRAQVDVYKLAEEVTAGLTGMEVPLRVAVMGCVVNGPGEAREADLGVASGNGKGQIFVKGEVIKTVPESKIVETLIEEAMKIAEQMEADGIASGEPSVSVAG; translated from the coding sequence ATGACTGCGATTTCTCTCGGCATGCCGTCCGTTCCGACCAGGCTCGCCGAGCGCCGGAAGAGCCGGCAGATCCAGGTCGGCACGGTCGCGGTGGGCGGCGACGCCCCGGTGTCGGTCCAGTCCATGACGACGACCCGTACGTCCGACATCGGCGCCACCCTGCAGCAGATCGCCGAGCTCACGGCGTCCGGCTGCCAGATCGTGCGCGTGGCCTGCCCGACCCAGGACGACGCCGACGCCCTCGCGACCATCGCGCGCAAGTCGCAGATCCCGGTGATCGCGGACATCCACTTCCAGCCCAAGTACGTGTTCGCCGCGATCGAGGCCGGCTGCGCGGCCGTACGCGTCAATCCCGGCAACATCAAGCAGTTCGACGACAAGGTGAAGGAGATCGCGCGGGCCGCGAAGGACCACGGCACGCCGATCCGGATCGGCGTCAACGCGGGTTCGCTGGACCGCCGGCTGCTCCAGAAGTACGGCAAGGCGACCCCCGAGGCGCTGGCAGAGTCCGCCCTGTGGGAGGCCTCGCTCTTCGAGGAGCACGACTTCCGGGACATCAAGATCTCGGTCAAGCACAACGACCCGGTCGTGATGGTCGAGGCGTACCGCCAGCTCGCCGCCCAGTGCGACTACCCGCTGCACCTCGGCGTGACCGAGGCGGGCCCCGCCTTCCAGGGCACGATCAAGTCGGCCGTGGCCTTCGGCGCGCTGCTCTCCCAGGGCATCGGCGACACCATCCGGGTGTCGCTGAGCGCCCCGCCGGTCGAGGAGGTCAAGGTCGGCAACCAGATCCTGGAGTCCCTGAACCTCAAGCAGCGGGGCCTGGAGATCGTCTCCTGCCCGTCCTGCGGCCGCGCCCAGGTCGACGTCTACAAGCTGGCCGAAGAGGTCACCGCGGGCCTGACCGGCATGGAGGTCCCGCTCCGCGTCGCGGTCATGGGCTGCGTGGTGAACGGCCCCGGCGAGGCCCGCGAGGCGGACCTCGGCGTCGCCTCCGGCAACGGCAAGGGCCAGATCTTCGTCAAGGGCGAGGTCATCAAGACCGTCCCCGAGTCGAAGATCGTGGAGACCCTCATCGAAGAGGCGATGAAGATCGCCGAACAGATGGAGGCGGACGGCATCGCCTCCGGCGAGCCGTCGGTGTCGGTCGCGGGCTGA
- a CDS encoding recombinase family protein, whose translation MQQGTAPCAEDKGKGSEALAVAAYMRVSTAEQKRRYGIPAQADATRTFVEKRSPWRIAGYWEELGESGSTTSRPALNELLAEIARGRFDVVLVSSLDRLGRTEAAIWCCLWQIEDAGAVLECCDQTLGKPGLDRWLTIDRLAQAVEADYCRILTRTQSGRQLKAVGGGWPGGPAPYGYRISGKGVFGSTLEIDPTEAAVVRLLADLVIEGGRTLTDLAEELNRRGILTRSGRRWTRANLHRRLKSAAFLGEAVFRRSDQQWGGHCTKLDGSGRPLYGESVVIPLPPILAADRSRAFQQALAELARPRRIPLGEYPLTGRIHGPCKRPYVGCFRSNDGVRTYRCSGWQEKVPCGCFFLRADHVEEKVARHVNALLASMPPHARPMLSASSESQTRLILHAERVRSLERLVAQCAEELDGLRCQAQHSRVVAAALRQLEADKGALERVLAHARDWLAELEARVRKDARLTAVLGSAVPDSEALLPSEQRCLIEQLKVRVDIVDAEFRYREGTKCLTIQWHERTGTPVPPDPTDSLWVRIDELLRTRYRPHHFRSPLDLRAALTGMLHRLRTGILWRDLPERFGDPGKVRLRQRTWLADGVWAEIVEILSEEGEGTPVQSHGTAPALSISSGCVAESQPGISLGARVVNPVRIS comes from the coding sequence ATGCAGCAAGGTACTGCGCCGTGCGCAGAAGACAAGGGCAAAGGTTCCGAGGCGCTCGCCGTCGCCGCGTACATGCGGGTCTCGACAGCGGAGCAGAAGAGAAGGTACGGAATTCCGGCTCAGGCCGACGCCACTCGAACGTTCGTGGAGAAGCGCTCGCCGTGGCGAATCGCGGGATATTGGGAAGAGCTCGGCGAATCAGGCTCGACGACTTCGAGGCCTGCACTGAATGAGCTGCTCGCGGAAATCGCCAGGGGCCGGTTCGACGTCGTACTCGTGTCAAGCCTTGATCGTTTGGGGCGGACCGAAGCAGCCATCTGGTGCTGTCTCTGGCAGATCGAGGATGCCGGGGCTGTACTTGAGTGCTGCGACCAGACATTGGGGAAACCGGGACTCGACAGGTGGCTAACCATCGACCGGCTGGCACAGGCAGTAGAGGCGGACTACTGCCGTATCCTCACCCGAACCCAGTCAGGTCGGCAGCTCAAGGCAGTCGGCGGCGGTTGGCCGGGCGGCCCGGCTCCCTACGGTTACAGGATCAGTGGGAAAGGCGTCTTCGGATCGACTCTTGAGATCGATCCGACTGAGGCCGCGGTGGTGAGGCTTCTGGCAGACCTTGTGATCGAAGGTGGCCGGACCCTCACGGATCTTGCCGAGGAACTGAACAGGCGGGGCATTCTCACGCGCAGCGGCAGGCGTTGGACAAGGGCCAACCTCCACCGACGGCTGAAGAGCGCGGCGTTTCTCGGAGAAGCCGTCTTTCGCCGCTCTGATCAGCAATGGGGTGGCCATTGCACCAAGCTTGATGGCTCCGGACGACCCCTGTACGGCGAGAGCGTGGTGATCCCTCTGCCTCCGATCCTCGCCGCGGACCGGAGCCGTGCCTTTCAGCAAGCGCTGGCGGAACTGGCCCGGCCGCGCAGGATTCCCTTGGGGGAGTATCCGCTCACCGGGCGAATTCATGGTCCGTGCAAACGGCCCTACGTCGGGTGCTTCCGCAGCAACGACGGGGTGCGGACGTACCGCTGCTCCGGATGGCAGGAAAAGGTCCCCTGCGGTTGCTTCTTCCTGCGTGCTGATCACGTCGAGGAAAAGGTGGCGCGACACGTCAATGCCCTGCTGGCATCCATGCCACCCCATGCTCGGCCGATGCTGTCGGCCTCCTCCGAATCGCAGACGCGGCTGATCCTGCATGCTGAGCGAGTGAGGTCTCTGGAGCGGCTGGTCGCGCAGTGTGCGGAGGAGCTGGACGGATTGCGGTGCCAGGCCCAGCACAGTCGTGTCGTTGCAGCTGCGCTGCGGCAGCTTGAAGCTGACAAGGGGGCGTTGGAGCGCGTCCTCGCTCATGCACGGGACTGGCTGGCGGAGCTTGAGGCCCGAGTTCGCAAGGATGCCCGGCTCACAGCTGTCCTAGGGTCAGCCGTACCTGACAGCGAGGCTCTGTTGCCTTCGGAACAGCGATGCCTGATCGAGCAGCTCAAGGTGCGAGTCGACATCGTGGACGCGGAGTTTCGGTACCGCGAGGGGACGAAGTGCTTGACGATCCAGTGGCACGAGCGCACGGGGACGCCTGTTCCTCCCGATCCCACGGACAGCCTGTGGGTCCGCATCGACGAGTTGCTCCGCACCAGGTACCGGCCGCACCATTTCCGTTCGCCGCTCGATCTACGGGCTGCCCTCACGGGGATGCTTCATCGTCTGCGCACGGGCATCCTGTGGCGTGATCTTCCCGAGCGTTTCGGCGACCCTGGGAAAGTCCGGCTCCGACAGCGAACCTGGTTGGCCGACGGCGTGTGGGCGGAGATCGTGGAAATCCTCAGCGAGGAGGGAGAGGGCACTCCTGTGCAGAGCCACGGAACCGCTCCGGCACTGTCCATCAGTTCGGGGTGCGTCGCTGAGTCACAGCCCGGTATCTCGCTCGGTGCCCGCGTGGTTAACCCGGTGAGAATCTCCTAG
- a CDS encoding site-2 protease family protein, giving the protein MFILGIGLFAFGLLVSIAWHELGHLSFAKLFGIRVPQYMVGFGPTVFSRKKGETEYGIKAIPFGGYIRMIGMFPPGDDGRISARSTSPWRGMIEDARSAAFEELQPGDEKRLFYTRKPWKRVIVMFAGPFANLILAVALFLTVLMGFGISQQTNTVSSVSKCVISQSQNRQTCKASDPASPAAAAGLKAGDKILAFNGVRTDDWNKLSDLIRANPDKTVPIVVERDGKDVTLTAKIASNQVAKKDSSGQYVPGEYVTAGFLGFSAATGIVKQDFGDSVVWMGERVGDAVDSLAALPGKIPALWNAAFDDAPREPDSPMGVVGAARVGGEIFTLDIPPTQQLAMALMLVAGFNLSLFLFNMLPLLPLDGGHIAGALWESLRRNLAKVLKRPDPGPFDVAKLMPVAYVVAGIFICFTVLVLIADVVNPVKIS; this is encoded by the coding sequence ATGTTCATCCTCGGCATAGGGCTCTTCGCCTTCGGCCTTCTGGTGTCGATCGCGTGGCACGAGCTGGGGCACCTGTCCTTCGCCAAGCTCTTCGGCATCCGCGTGCCGCAGTACATGGTCGGCTTCGGGCCGACCGTGTTCTCGCGCAAGAAGGGCGAGACGGAGTACGGCATCAAGGCCATCCCCTTCGGCGGCTACATCCGCATGATCGGCATGTTCCCGCCCGGCGACGACGGCCGTATCAGCGCCCGCTCCACCTCCCCCTGGCGCGGCATGATCGAGGACGCCCGCTCGGCCGCCTTCGAGGAGCTCCAGCCCGGCGACGAGAAACGCCTCTTCTACACCCGTAAGCCCTGGAAACGCGTCATCGTGATGTTCGCGGGCCCCTTCGCGAACCTCATCCTCGCGGTGGCGCTGTTCCTCACGGTCCTCATGGGCTTCGGCATCTCCCAGCAGACCAACACGGTCAGCTCCGTCTCCAAGTGCGTGATCTCGCAGAGCCAGAACCGCCAGACCTGCAAGGCCTCCGACCCCGCGTCCCCGGCCGCGGCGGCCGGCCTCAAGGCGGGCGACAAGATCCTGGCGTTCAACGGGGTACGGACGGACGACTGGAACAAGCTCTCCGACCTCATCCGCGCCAACCCCGACAAGACGGTCCCGATCGTCGTCGAGCGCGACGGCAAGGACGTCACCCTCACCGCGAAGATCGCCTCCAACCAGGTCGCCAAGAAGGACTCCAGCGGCCAGTACGTCCCCGGCGAGTACGTCACCGCCGGCTTCCTCGGCTTCAGCGCCGCCACCGGCATCGTCAAGCAGGACTTCGGCGACTCCGTGGTCTGGATGGGCGAGCGCGTCGGCGACGCCGTCGACTCCCTCGCCGCCCTGCCCGGCAAGATCCCGGCCCTGTGGAACGCGGCCTTCGACGACGCCCCGCGCGAGCCGGACTCCCCGATGGGCGTGGTCGGCGCGGCGAGGGTGGGCGGCGAGATCTTCACGCTCGACATTCCCCCGACCCAGCAGCTCGCCATGGCGCTGATGCTGGTCGCGGGCTTCAACCTCTCCCTGTTCCTCTTCAACATGCTGCCGCTGCTGCCCCTGGACGGCGGCCACATCGCGGGCGCCCTGTGGGAGTCCCTGCGCCGCAACCTGGCGAAGGTCCTCAAGCGTCCGGACCCGGGCCCGTTCGACGTGGCGAAGCTGATGCCGGTGGCTTATGTGGTGGCGGGAATCTTCATCTGCTTTACGGTCCTCGTTTTGATCGCGGATGTAGTTAATCCGGTCAAAATCAGCTGA